The following proteins are co-located in the Paenibacillus sp. JNUCC32 genome:
- a CDS encoding serine/threonine protein kinase, whose translation MRFLSNLGSFINAWRDYPAEENTVLGSRYTVQEMIGEGSYGIIYQCRDQQSGHIVAVKQSRPSKGDYAKELLNREAVILSTLQHPQIPAYRDFFTDSRHSYLVMSYMDGDTLEDLIFEHGMKYGEAECLHIALQLLELVRYLHEQGYVHLDLRIPNVLFKDGRIHLIDFGLARRIGEPPPLRQPVRKKFRRGGTSSSVQYKESKEIEDLRDIGHFMLFMLYSAYDPDDDPSAIGDRSWQEELQLSDELRDMIKRLLQLSRPYSGSLQFMNELQTLANAKKPPL comes from the coding sequence ATGCGCTTTTTATCGAACCTCGGCTCCTTTATCAACGCATGGCGGGATTACCCGGCTGAAGAGAATACGGTGCTGGGGAGTCGCTACACCGTCCAAGAAATGATTGGCGAAGGAAGTTACGGCATCATCTATCAATGTCGGGATCAACAGAGCGGTCATATAGTCGCCGTCAAACAGTCACGGCCAAGCAAAGGCGATTACGCCAAAGAATTGCTGAATCGGGAAGCCGTGATATTAAGCACCCTTCAGCATCCGCAAATTCCGGCATATCGGGATTTTTTCACGGACAGCCGCCATTCGTATCTGGTCATGTCTTATATGGACGGGGATACGCTGGAGGATTTAATATTCGAACATGGCATGAAATACGGGGAAGCCGAATGTCTCCATATCGCGCTGCAGCTTCTGGAGCTGGTCCGTTACCTGCACGAACAAGGCTATGTTCATCTCGACCTGCGGATTCCCAATGTACTGTTTAAGGATGGCCGTATCCATCTCATCGATTTTGGGCTGGCACGAAGGATCGGTGAACCTCCTCCTCTCCGGCAGCCTGTCCGAAAGAAGTTCCGGCGCGGCGGCACGAGCTCCTCTGTTCAATATAAAGAGTCGAAAGAAATCGAGGATCTCCGCGACATCGGTCACTTTATGTTGTTCATGCTCTATTCTGCCTATGATCCGGACGACGACCCGAGCGCAATCGGGGATCGAAGCTGGCAGGAAGAACTGCAGCTCTCGGATGAACTCCGGGATATGATCAAACGCTTGCTGCAGTTGAGCAGACCTTACTCCGGTTCCTTGCAATTCATGAATGAGCTCCAGACGCTCGCGAATGCAAAAAAACCGCCCCTCTGA
- a CDS encoding helix-turn-helix domain-containing protein: MDFAVFHPYVLYATRYPFSKGQSNNNRHCYSSSLYLITEGRGIVRTRGRTHITDPGSLVYIPAGQPHDWIADSRDPMVHVCCYFDWAHVDRRHLADHPSVICYDMAQLNPSYVGPAFPYALPEFMRVEKVSLWSDWFEKFYTGNQYENEHTYMRSVKTQSQFLQFIEYFLAFALQDEAIPDHRMYKLLQRLDQDILHGKLRPLEAYYEELRISRGYFFELFKRSTGLPPTQYINQFRIHRAKEDLRNTDISITEIAEKFGFSSIHYFSKLFRQLNGLSPLEYRKHQMEAD, encoded by the coding sequence GTGGATTTTGCCGTCTTCCATCCCTATGTGCTGTATGCCACCAGATACCCCTTTTCCAAAGGTCAAAGCAATAACAACCGCCACTGTTATTCGTCATCCCTTTATCTCATTACCGAGGGTCGGGGCATCGTTCGCACCCGTGGGCGAACGCACATCACCGACCCAGGTTCCCTTGTGTACATACCGGCAGGTCAGCCGCATGATTGGATAGCGGACAGCCGGGATCCCATGGTCCATGTGTGCTGTTATTTCGACTGGGCCCATGTGGACCGCAGGCATTTGGCCGATCACCCCAGCGTAATCTGTTATGACATGGCCCAACTGAATCCTTCCTATGTAGGTCCTGCTTTTCCTTACGCCCTACCCGAGTTCATGAGAGTAGAGAAAGTCAGCCTATGGAGCGATTGGTTTGAAAAATTCTACACCGGGAACCAGTATGAGAATGAGCATACCTATATGCGCAGCGTGAAGACGCAGAGCCAATTCCTGCAATTCATTGAATACTTCCTTGCCTTCGCCCTGCAGGACGAGGCGATACCCGATCACAGAATGTACAAGCTGCTGCAGCGTTTGGATCAGGATATCCTTCACGGCAAACTGCGGCCATTGGAAGCATATTATGAGGAGCTCCGGATCAGCAGAGGTTATTTCTTCGAATTGTTCAAGCGTTCGACGGGGCTGCCGCCGACGCAGTATATTAACCAGTTTCGCATCCATCGGGCCAAGGAGGATCTGCGCAATACGGACATCAGCATTACCGAGATCGCCGAGAAGTTCGGCTTCTCATCCATCCATTATTTTTCGAAGCTGTTCCGTCAACTTAACGGACTGTCGCCCCTGGAGTATCGGAAACATCAGATGGAAGCCGACTGA
- the aac(2')-IIb gene encoding kasugamycin N-acetyltransferase AAC(2')-IIb, whose translation MNQRIGHEPTAKDLMEMHARVMFTHDLDSRMRTINEPWPGEEPAPRFFLGRTIDGSAVCRLRYDIQDKLAEQLTALVENEPSLNEDFQTRPKHFDDYMNLLAADQYTSGPCYRILDITTSSPNMQAVSITGDNITEYSLAGLEWLNAEIDYAQPCVAIIQDQRVVSVCRSVRVSAEAHEAGLETLAEFRGRGYAAAVAAGWAIEVRKMGALPLYSTSWDNASSQRVAGKLALSYYGVNFTIR comes from the coding sequence ATGAACCAGCGGATAGGACATGAGCCAACCGCTAAGGATTTGATGGAGATGCACGCACGGGTTATGTTTACGCATGACCTGGATAGTCGGATGCGAACCATTAACGAGCCTTGGCCGGGAGAGGAGCCGGCTCCCCGATTTTTCTTGGGTCGAACGATCGACGGTTCAGCCGTTTGCCGGCTTCGTTATGATATTCAGGACAAACTTGCCGAGCAACTGACGGCGCTGGTTGAAAATGAACCGTCTCTTAACGAAGATTTTCAAACGAGACCCAAGCACTTCGATGACTACATGAATCTGCTGGCTGCTGATCAATATACGAGCGGACCTTGTTATCGGATTCTTGACATCACAACGTCATCGCCGAACATGCAGGCGGTATCGATCACCGGAGACAATATAACCGAGTATTCGCTCGCCGGTTTGGAATGGCTGAACGCGGAAATCGACTACGCCCAGCCTTGTGTCGCGATCATTCAAGATCAGAGGGTGGTGTCGGTCTGCCGGAGTGTTCGCGTTTCTGCGGAAGCGCACGAAGCCGGACTGGAGACGTTAGCCGAATTTCGAGGGAGAGGTTATGCGGCCGCCGTTGCTGCCGGTTGGGCAATCGAGGTGCGGAAAATGGGAGCATTGCCCCTGTACAGTACCTCATGGGATAATGCTTCTTCCCAGAGAGTGGCCGGTAAATTGGCATTGTCCTATTACGGCGTCAACTTCACGATTCGGTGA
- the nhaC gene encoding Na+/H+ antiporter NhaC has protein sequence MERHLSFSKSIILIAFILALLFVSIFLLKAEPHLPLLATTVGTAALLRLFGFSWKQLESAIIQGIQTAIMPILILSLIGILIAVWMMSGTVPTILYYGMDYIEPHYFAVSALYVTIVVSMFTGSSFTTVSTVGVAFMGIAVTTGISPTLAAGAVICGACFGDKMSPLSDTTNFAPAVAGISLFTHIGNMIYTTVPALVVTTVFFLLAPTSSALDLSSINLIKAALHDGFHIHWLTLMSPLAVIACSVKRMPILPTLIAGIVTGLIVTAFVQQQTAVDVWFSVMQSGYKSTIANETVASIVNRGGLQSMMWSVSLILIALSLGGLLQHCGVIEAFFRKVMQPLKRSSSVVVMTGASSIAVNGMTGEQYLSILLPGQMFKEEYTRRNIPAKTLSRTLEDCGTLVNPLIPWGVSGAFFATTLGVPVIEYAPYATFLWLSPLFTFAYALIPRLQRNSLGRKA, from the coding sequence ATGGAACGACATCTCAGTTTCTCAAAAAGCATCATTCTTATCGCGTTTATTCTGGCGCTGCTGTTTGTCTCCATCTTTTTGCTGAAAGCAGAACCGCATCTTCCGCTCTTGGCAACCACCGTCGGTACGGCGGCCTTGCTGCGTTTGTTCGGGTTTTCCTGGAAGCAGCTCGAATCCGCCATCATTCAAGGAATTCAAACGGCGATTATGCCGATTCTCATTCTTTCGCTCATCGGCATTTTGATTGCGGTATGGATGATGAGCGGCACGGTACCGACTATTTTATACTATGGCATGGATTATATCGAACCGCATTATTTTGCCGTGAGCGCATTATATGTGACCATAGTGGTCTCGATGTTCACCGGAAGCTCCTTCACGACAGTCAGTACGGTTGGGGTTGCCTTTATGGGAATCGCGGTAACGACAGGAATTTCTCCGACGCTGGCTGCCGGAGCGGTGATCTGCGGCGCTTGCTTCGGTGATAAAATGTCGCCGCTCTCCGACACCACGAACTTTGCTCCCGCGGTCGCCGGCATATCCTTATTCACCCATATCGGCAATATGATCTACACGACAGTGCCGGCCCTTGTGGTGACAACGGTCTTTTTCCTGCTTGCGCCCACAAGTAGCGCCCTGGATTTGTCCTCGATAAATCTAATCAAGGCGGCGCTTCATGACGGATTCCATATTCATTGGCTGACGTTGATGTCGCCGCTTGCCGTTATCGCCTGTTCCGTCAAGCGCATGCCGATCCTGCCGACACTCATCGCAGGCATTGTAACCGGACTGATCGTGACGGCCTTCGTTCAGCAGCAGACAGCCGTCGATGTCTGGTTCAGCGTGATGCAGAGCGGCTACAAGAGCACGATTGCCAACGAAACCGTTGCTTCCATAGTCAACCGCGGCGGATTGCAATCCATGATGTGGTCCGTATCGCTGATCTTGATTGCATTATCCTTGGGAGGGCTGCTTCAGCATTGCGGCGTCATCGAAGCCTTCTTCCGTAAAGTCATGCAGCCGCTGAAGCGCAGCAGCAGTGTGGTCGTGATGACGGGTGCATCTTCCATCGCGGTTAACGGCATGACGGGCGAGCAGTATTTATCGATCCTTTTGCCCGGTCAAATGTTCAAGGAGGAATATACTCGCCGAAACATACCGGCCAAGACGCTGTCACGCACATTGGAGGATTGTGGAACGCTGGTTAACCCTTTAATTCCATGGGGCGTCAGCGGTGCTTTTTTTGCCACGACCCTTGGAGTACCGGTCATCGAGTACGCACCTTATGCAACTTTCCTTTGGCTGAGCCCGCTTTTCACGTTTGCGTACGCTTTGATACCGCGATTGCAGCGGAACTCCCTTGGCAGGAAGGCATGA